The following are encoded together in the Dyella terrae genome:
- the bcsE gene encoding cellulose biosynthesis protein BcsE: MTNLPPQPSEPTDRRTPRARLRLNQSLAIEGLPPALSALATGCVYAVYASRSPARDALFWRTSANALLTPVTVISTRSADDVAQALRQHGTDINQPGAVHPKSNVCALHLPQNRDGCDVLMESLQSLSAQCAAPASPFLIEGVAACFAWHDRAALIRQGAALAGWCAQTRHTVLLVMLPPLVEQSGDFRPLTDFQIQFAGAAQLVHVQGEFRWEVAFWRDDRGALSATESIPLRFSGTDHRLVAVMDANRENGEGIGMLAPDESVVMVSHAAVARERVVPKAWQVLADNEALVSAASRAVAATVILHYGIDVSLATLAKQVNFLRRQCGKALKILIREDNVSIRYELLMLTLGANAIIPRSMPLAQVEIVVDSVQGQLFSRPVPDDYRAALSAAMRDSTTGYVPAHRFIELVREAVERSRPIRLPNVLLRLPLEHDVAAIDALNACRIRRTGDLCTASGDSLFVFFFACHVDEAGKAMEKVFVRPLSDLFRGELRCGDRETIQSALNELEDEIAELPPPDYTGLVEPARPVQRGLAESQPEQTAADAASDESKPVLPMLGAVDTAANAPASTRPPARPASLPLKARG, from the coding sequence GTGACGAATCTTCCTCCACAACCTTCCGAACCGACCGACCGCAGGACACCGCGGGCGCGCCTGCGACTGAACCAGTCGTTGGCCATCGAAGGGTTGCCGCCAGCGCTGTCGGCACTGGCGACGGGTTGCGTGTACGCGGTTTATGCCAGTCGTTCGCCCGCCCGTGACGCGTTGTTCTGGAGGACATCGGCGAACGCGCTGCTCACGCCGGTGACGGTGATTTCCACGCGTTCCGCCGACGACGTGGCACAGGCTTTGCGCCAACACGGCACGGATATCAACCAGCCTGGTGCGGTACATCCCAAGTCCAACGTTTGCGCGCTGCACCTCCCGCAAAATCGTGACGGCTGCGACGTGCTGATGGAGTCCTTGCAGTCGCTATCCGCCCAGTGTGCCGCCCCCGCCAGCCCGTTCCTGATCGAGGGCGTGGCGGCCTGTTTCGCTTGGCATGATCGCGCCGCACTGATTCGCCAAGGTGCGGCGTTAGCGGGCTGGTGCGCGCAGACGCGCCACACCGTGCTGCTGGTCATGTTGCCCCCGCTAGTGGAGCAGAGCGGCGACTTCCGCCCGTTGACCGATTTCCAGATCCAGTTCGCAGGCGCGGCACAACTGGTACACGTGCAGGGTGAGTTCCGCTGGGAAGTGGCTTTCTGGCGCGATGATCGCGGCGCGCTGTCCGCGACGGAATCCATCCCGCTGCGCTTCTCCGGCACCGATCATCGGCTGGTGGCCGTGATGGATGCGAATCGTGAGAACGGCGAAGGCATCGGTATGCTCGCGCCCGATGAATCCGTGGTGATGGTGTCGCACGCCGCCGTAGCCCGCGAGCGCGTGGTGCCCAAGGCATGGCAGGTGCTGGCGGACAATGAGGCCCTGGTATCGGCCGCCAGCCGCGCCGTCGCCGCCACGGTGATCCTGCATTACGGCATCGATGTGAGCCTGGCCACGCTTGCCAAGCAAGTGAACTTCCTGCGCAGGCAGTGCGGCAAGGCGTTGAAGATACTCATCCGCGAAGACAACGTCAGTATTCGCTACGAGTTGCTGATGCTGACCCTGGGTGCCAATGCGATCATTCCGCGCAGCATGCCGCTGGCGCAGGTGGAAATTGTGGTGGACAGCGTGCAGGGGCAATTGTTCTCGCGTCCGGTGCCGGACGATTACCGCGCGGCGTTGTCCGCAGCCATGCGCGACTCCACGACGGGATATGTACCCGCGCATCGCTTTATCGAACTGGTGCGCGAGGCGGTGGAGCGCAGCCGTCCGATCCGCCTGCCTAATGTCTTGTTGCGCCTGCCACTGGAGCACGATGTGGCGGCTATCGATGCGCTCAATGCTTGCCGCATTCGCCGCACGGGCGACCTGTGCACGGCGAGTGGCGACAGTTTGTTTGTGTTCTTCTTCGCCTGCCATGTGGATGAGGCGGGCAAGGCGATGGAGAAGGTGTTCGTACGCCCGCTTTCCGACTTGTTCCGTGGCGAGCTTCGTTGCGGTGACCGCGAAACGATCCAATCCGCGCTCAACGAATTGGAAGACGAGATCGCCGAGCTTCCGCCACCGGACTACACCGGTTTGGTCGAGCCGGCCAGGCCGGTTCAAAGAGGCCTCGCGGAGTCTCAACCGGAACAGACGGCAGCGGATGCGGCAAGCGACGAGAGCAAACCGGTGCTGCCCATGCTGGGTGCCGTGGACACCGCCGCCAACGCGCCGGCCAGCACGCGTCCACCGGCGCGCCCCGCATCGTTGCCTTTGAAGGCGCGGGGGTGA
- the bcsQ gene encoding cellulose biosynthesis protein BcsQ produces the protein MKTIAILSPVGGAGRTTLTATLAGLLMARKHAALAVECDPRNVLTFYCGLRTPARKGLVTHIVSQTDDWSDAALQTEDGVLWLPWGGARGDGRGPDAESAAAIAAALHEQPNWLRHLLARVDLPGHGVALIDTPAWPSVYAAQAVAAADLVLVVLPPQPLACATLPRLRSELKALGKETVYVANAASPASQLHTDILTLLRDTLGAELSVYRVHADAGIPESLARNESFVHAAPHSQAAHDMQGLASWLSSWIHSAYQPIAGKRA, from the coding sequence ATGAAAACGATTGCCATCCTGTCTCCGGTAGGCGGTGCGGGACGCACGACGCTCACGGCCACGCTGGCGGGCCTGCTGATGGCGCGCAAGCATGCAGCGTTGGCGGTGGAATGCGATCCGCGCAATGTGCTCACCTTCTATTGCGGCTTGCGTACACCGGCACGAAAGGGGCTGGTGACGCACATCGTGTCGCAGACGGACGACTGGAGCGACGCTGCGCTGCAAACCGAAGATGGTGTGCTGTGGCTGCCATGGGGTGGCGCCAGAGGCGACGGCCGTGGGCCGGATGCCGAGTCCGCCGCGGCTATCGCCGCCGCCTTGCATGAGCAGCCGAATTGGCTACGTCATCTGCTCGCGCGCGTTGATCTGCCCGGGCACGGCGTAGCCCTGATCGACACACCGGCCTGGCCATCGGTGTACGCCGCGCAGGCAGTCGCTGCTGCCGACTTGGTGCTGGTGGTGTTGCCGCCGCAGCCGTTGGCGTGCGCCACGCTGCCGCGCCTGCGTAGCGAACTGAAGGCGCTCGGCAAAGAAACCGTCTACGTGGCAAACGCGGCCTCGCCGGCGTCGCAGCTGCATACCGATATCCTCACGCTGCTACGCGACACGCTGGGGGCCGAGCTTTCCGTTTATCGCGTGCATGCCGACGCGGGTATTCCCGAGTCGTTGGCGCGCAACGAGAGCTTTGTACACGCGGCACCGCATTCGCAGGCGGCGCACGATATGCAGGGCCTTGCCTCGTGGCTGTCGAGTTGGATCCATAGCGCCTATCAGCCGATAGCAGGGAAGAGGGCATGA
- a CDS encoding cellulose biosynthesis protein BcsC, which produces MSRGALSDIFSPAIVLLVASSVMPVLVIAQVSNTALSPQMKQLLDSARVWQSKNRPDMARGIVEKALLIDPTQPDALGLMGQIELTSNRQADAGKVLQQLQKLYPSHPATLQLADEYRLATRDKTALAEARLDARTGKPDEAWRKMQALFPRGAPSGAYAGDYYRAMSSAGQRDRALNELRERVRQNPDDLGLALVLADMLTDRGSSRLEGLDIIYRVYQRPDANRPQALELWRRALNSAGADDPAYYVWYQRYLKEVPDDTSAKSALAALAKKGGATYVPPPPGTATASAASSSRSSSGPSPTARQGAALGEQGLAKMRDGRHDEAYALFARALKLDPDNTGKWRGLMATAKFWGTLAKARAANDQGHPEQGEALARDALRQQPNEANAKKVLATSLMAQKKWSEAEAILRPMVEAKQPDVDALELLAKLMIATHRTDELTPLITQAERQYKGSSDAMVKLRVQLLSIEADQLIAEGKSGAAVLRLEDAVTLTPQDAWLRYTLARQYRDLGLPALGRSVMQDGLRDSTSPDMRYATALYLNSLDDIDTASSVLAQVPDGQRTDGMRELAVNLKAQRDLREVRQLEAQGRQPEARALLDRIALDVHDDPQMLASVGREWISLGDPDKGLKLVRDWLDTHPNDPAIGVRLRYGELLAAANRDDQLPGWIADARARSGVTADQQAQFDDQLLRLSLRTAGRQIDARDLAGATHTLDAVPEPGKKDKRWLLAQADLREAHRDYRGAEASAREVLIDHPGDPDARLTIARMEERMGHRRAAQDIIDQVLADTPPDDVDTRLAVARRYTAIGRNTQARDVVDPLRQLYPDRSDVTMQAGRVAQSQGHYNDAAQLYRSALTQEQSEGDTPSPVDGLTSAQRALQGLDDRRQGQVATAVIQSNESGSSGMSRLDATEIPLYVRIPDGYAGHYFFHADTVLLNAGTLPANQFDPAYEFGKIAALGNVGLRPVDQTDKGVALAAGYEFNGANNTWRADIGSSPVGFTVTNVLGGFTYRHDFYNSSLSVDVSRRPITSSLVSYAGAHDPVTGQSWGGVVRSGVTVRGAQDIGPTTLFASLGYGVLTGENTETNRDFKVRTGIDWPVYVGTDQRFSSGLVLNYWHYANNQHFYTFGNGGYYSPGKYVSVSIPLDWTGRYKRWAWELEASVGNSWTREDQAPYFPTRPDLQAQAVARMAAADVGSPYFGTGTGGGFSYTVAAALEYRLTSHWVIGTRFKLDRSRDYAPNLGTIYLRYFFDQQRLPVPFPPNPVKPYSAY; this is translated from the coding sequence GTGTCCCGCGGCGCACTGAGCGACATCTTCTCGCCAGCCATCGTGCTGCTGGTGGCCAGCAGCGTGATGCCCGTGCTGGTCATTGCACAGGTGAGCAACACCGCGCTCAGTCCGCAGATGAAGCAACTGCTGGACTCGGCGCGTGTATGGCAATCCAAGAACCGCCCGGACATGGCGCGCGGCATCGTGGAGAAGGCACTGCTTATCGATCCCACGCAGCCCGATGCGCTGGGCCTGATGGGGCAGATCGAGCTGACATCGAATCGACAGGCCGATGCCGGCAAGGTGCTTCAGCAGTTGCAAAAGCTCTATCCCAGTCATCCGGCGACGCTGCAACTGGCCGACGAGTACCGCCTCGCTACGCGCGACAAGACCGCGCTTGCCGAGGCCCGGCTGGATGCGCGTACCGGTAAACCGGATGAGGCATGGCGCAAGATGCAGGCACTGTTTCCCCGTGGCGCGCCCAGTGGTGCCTATGCCGGCGACTACTATCGCGCGATGTCGTCCGCGGGGCAGCGCGATCGCGCCCTCAACGAACTGCGTGAGCGGGTGCGCCAGAACCCGGACGATCTTGGCCTAGCCCTGGTGCTGGCCGACATGCTCACCGATCGCGGGAGCTCGCGCCTGGAAGGTCTGGACATCATCTACCGTGTCTACCAACGCCCCGATGCCAACCGACCGCAGGCGCTGGAACTGTGGCGACGCGCGCTCAACAGCGCGGGTGCCGACGATCCTGCGTATTACGTGTGGTATCAGCGTTACCTCAAGGAAGTGCCCGACGACACGAGTGCCAAGTCGGCGCTCGCCGCGTTGGCGAAGAAAGGCGGCGCGACTTATGTGCCGCCACCACCGGGGACAGCAACTGCCAGCGCGGCATCCTCCAGCCGTTCGTCGTCCGGGCCATCGCCCACGGCGCGACAAGGCGCGGCACTGGGCGAGCAAGGTCTGGCCAAGATGCGCGATGGCCGTCACGACGAAGCCTATGCGCTGTTTGCACGCGCACTGAAACTCGACCCCGACAACACCGGCAAATGGCGCGGGCTGATGGCCACGGCCAAATTCTGGGGCACCTTGGCGAAGGCGCGTGCCGCCAACGACCAGGGCCATCCCGAGCAGGGCGAGGCGTTGGCCCGCGATGCGCTGAGGCAACAACCGAACGAGGCCAATGCGAAAAAGGTGCTGGCAACCTCGCTGATGGCGCAGAAGAAATGGTCGGAAGCCGAAGCCATCCTGCGCCCCATGGTGGAAGCGAAACAACCGGACGTCGATGCGCTGGAACTGCTCGCCAAGCTGATGATCGCCACGCATCGTACCGACGAGCTGACGCCGCTCATCACGCAGGCCGAGCGGCAATACAAAGGGTCCAGCGACGCGATGGTGAAACTTCGCGTGCAGCTGCTTTCCATCGAGGCGGACCAACTGATTGCGGAAGGAAAGAGCGGTGCGGCCGTATTGCGGCTGGAAGATGCCGTGACCCTGACGCCGCAGGATGCATGGCTGCGTTACACGCTGGCACGTCAATATCGCGATCTGGGCCTTCCCGCGCTGGGGCGCTCCGTGATGCAGGACGGTCTGCGCGACTCCACGTCACCGGACATGCGCTACGCCACGGCCCTCTATCTGAACTCATTGGACGACATCGACACGGCCAGCAGTGTGCTGGCGCAGGTGCCGGACGGCCAGCGCACCGACGGCATGCGCGAACTCGCGGTCAACCTCAAGGCCCAGCGCGATCTGCGCGAGGTGAGGCAACTGGAAGCTCAAGGACGGCAGCCGGAGGCGCGGGCCTTGCTGGACCGCATCGCGCTCGATGTGCATGACGACCCGCAGATGCTGGCCAGCGTGGGGCGCGAATGGATATCGCTGGGTGATCCGGACAAGGGCCTGAAGCTGGTGCGCGATTGGCTGGATACACATCCAAACGACCCAGCCATCGGCGTGCGCCTGCGCTACGGTGAACTGCTTGCCGCGGCCAATCGCGATGATCAACTGCCTGGCTGGATCGCAGATGCGCGCGCTCGTTCCGGTGTCACTGCAGACCAGCAGGCGCAATTCGACGACCAATTGTTGCGATTGTCGCTGCGCACCGCGGGTCGGCAGATCGATGCCCGCGATCTCGCGGGTGCCACACACACACTAGATGCGGTGCCTGAGCCCGGCAAAAAGGACAAGCGCTGGTTGTTGGCCCAGGCCGACCTGCGCGAGGCGCATCGCGACTATCGCGGCGCGGAAGCATCCGCACGCGAAGTACTGATCGACCATCCGGGCGATCCCGATGCGCGCTTGACGATCGCGCGCATGGAGGAACGCATGGGGCACCGCAGGGCCGCGCAGGACATCATCGACCAGGTGTTGGCCGATACACCGCCGGACGATGTTGATACACGCCTCGCGGTTGCCCGGCGCTACACGGCCATCGGGCGAAACACGCAGGCGCGCGACGTGGTCGATCCCTTGCGGCAGCTGTATCCGGATCGCTCCGACGTCACCATGCAGGCCGGCCGCGTGGCCCAATCGCAGGGGCACTACAACGATGCCGCGCAGCTCTACCGCAGCGCGTTGACACAAGAGCAGAGCGAGGGCGACACCCCGAGTCCGGTCGACGGCCTCACCTCGGCGCAACGCGCGCTGCAAGGGCTGGACGATCGTCGGCAAGGGCAGGTGGCCACAGCGGTCATCCAGTCCAACGAATCCGGCAGCAGCGGCATGTCGCGGTTGGATGCGACGGAGATCCCGCTCTATGTGCGCATACCGGACGGCTATGCCGGTCACTACTTTTTCCACGCCGATACCGTGTTGCTCAACGCAGGCACCTTGCCCGCCAATCAGTTCGATCCGGCCTACGAGTTCGGCAAAATCGCCGCGCTCGGTAACGTCGGCCTGCGTCCGGTGGATCAGACGGACAAAGGCGTGGCGTTGGCGGCGGGTTACGAGTTCAACGGTGCGAACAATACGTGGCGCGCGGACATCGGCTCCTCGCCGGTAGGTTTCACGGTGACCAACGTCCTTGGTGGCTTCACCTATCGGCACGACTTCTACAACTCGTCGCTCTCCGTGGACGTGTCGCGTCGCCCCATTACCAGCAGTCTGGTGTCCTATGCGGGTGCGCACGATCCGGTGACTGGCCAAAGCTGGGGCGGGGTGGTGCGTAGTGGCGTTACCGTGCGTGGCGCGCAGGATATAGGGCCGACCACTCTGTTCGCCTCGCTGGGTTACGGCGTGCTCACCGGCGAAAACACCGAGACCAACCGGGACTTCAAAGTACGCACCGGCATTGACTGGCCGGTGTACGTCGGCACTGATCAACGATTCTCCAGCGGCCTGGTGCTGAACTACTGGCACTACGCGAACAACCAGCACTTCTACACGTTCGGCAACGGCGGGTACTACAGCCCTGGCAAATACGTGTCGGTGTCCATTCCGCTGGACTGGACGGGACGCTACAAGCGCTGGGCCTGGGAACTGGAGGCCTCCGTGGGCAACTCGTGGACACGCGAAGACCAAGCGCCGTACTTCCCCACGCGCCCCGATCTACAAGCGCAGGCGGTGGCCCGCATGGCTGCGGCGGATGTCGGTTCGCCGTACTTCGGCACCGGTACCGGTGGCGGCTTCAGCTACACCGTTGCGGCGGCGCTGGAGTACCGGTTGACCTCGCACTGGGTCATCGGCACGCGTTTCAAGCTCGACCGTTCACGCGATTACGCGCCCAACCTTGGCACGATCTACCTGCGCTACTTCTTCGACCAGCAGCGGCTGCCGGTGCCGTTCCCACCCAACCCGGTCAAACCGTACTCCGCGTACTGA
- the bcsZ gene encoding cellulose synthase complex periplasmic endoglucanase BcsZ, whose translation MRRIGMSLLHALLVAAAMFASGSALATACAWPDWDHFKQNTMSADGRVIDASTPEQVTVSEGQAYALFFALVANDRPTFDRLLNWTQNNLAQGDLTKHLPAWQWGRHSAKEGDQSSAPTWGVLDSNPASDADIWIAYTLLEAGRVWRERSYTALGTVLARTIVAQETAVLQGLGRTVLPGPVGFHPKDDVWRLNPSYVPLQVMQHMAGALPEQPEWKAMLDSSAKLVADTAPHGFSPDWVLYQRDKGFGPDTATKAESAYNAIRVYLWAGMLATDAPGRQAALDAFKPLADYVAAHGAPPERVDTQTGAVVGNNDGNAGFSAAVAPYLAALGRNDLALAQVQRTRSLAAQSPLGYYSQVLALFGLGYLDGLYHFDAGGAVVPAWMSTCPAAH comes from the coding sequence ATGCGACGCATCGGGATGTCACTGTTGCACGCGCTGCTGGTCGCTGCTGCGATGTTCGCATCCGGTAGCGCGCTGGCCACGGCGTGCGCGTGGCCCGACTGGGACCACTTCAAGCAGAACACCATGAGTGCGGATGGCCGCGTGATCGATGCGAGCACGCCCGAGCAGGTCACCGTGTCCGAAGGGCAGGCATATGCACTGTTCTTCGCCTTGGTCGCCAATGATCGACCGACGTTCGACCGCTTGCTCAACTGGACGCAGAACAACCTGGCGCAGGGCGACCTCACCAAGCACTTGCCCGCATGGCAGTGGGGGCGTCACAGCGCGAAGGAAGGTGACCAGTCATCCGCGCCCACATGGGGCGTGCTCGATAGCAACCCGGCGTCCGATGCGGATATCTGGATCGCCTATACCCTGCTCGAAGCAGGGCGCGTGTGGCGTGAGCGTAGCTACACCGCGTTGGGTACGGTGTTGGCCCGAACCATCGTGGCGCAGGAAACCGCCGTACTACAGGGGCTCGGACGCACTGTGCTGCCCGGGCCCGTGGGCTTTCATCCGAAGGACGATGTGTGGCGGCTCAACCCCAGCTATGTACCGCTGCAAGTCATGCAGCACATGGCGGGCGCGTTGCCGGAGCAGCCGGAATGGAAGGCCATGCTCGACAGTTCGGCGAAGCTGGTTGCCGACACCGCGCCGCACGGATTCTCGCCGGACTGGGTGCTATACCAGCGCGACAAGGGCTTCGGTCCCGACACAGCCACCAAAGCCGAGAGCGCATACAACGCGATTCGCGTCTACTTGTGGGCAGGTATGCTCGCCACCGATGCGCCGGGACGCCAGGCCGCGCTTGATGCATTCAAGCCGTTGGCGGACTACGTTGCCGCGCATGGCGCGCCGCCAGAGCGCGTGGACACGCAGACCGGTGCGGTAGTGGGAAACAACGACGGCAATGCCGGTTTCTCGGCGGCCGTAGCGCCGTATCTCGCCGCGTTGGGGCGTAACGACTTGGCCTTGGCGCAGGTGCAACGCACGCGGTCCCTCGCGGCGCAATCACCATTGGGTTACTACAGCCAAGTGCTGGCACTGTTTGGCCTTGGCTATCTGGACGGCCTGTATCACTTCGATGCAGGCGGCGCCGTCGTTCCTGCCTGGATGTCGACGTGTCCCGCGGCGCACTGA
- the bcsA gene encoding UDP-forming cellulose synthase catalytic subunit, with amino-acid sequence MNQPVPASMMSRLRRTLAQQLGVNAEAERGTWLLRLVFRAPRPGQRDWPAVWAERLGRHLRFELAMEPGEGAGAWFKRLFFRPRRRRVRLAANLRSARHYRGARRGSMLLGRIGQWLAPVQGAVGRARRAVSARLPVVPWASVGDRVDRWSSGLDRIPYLKQVILLLAFLVAVAFWTTPLAIDAQFRLFILVCAVMIIARRIPGRWPTMLMVSLSILMTGRYMWWRITQTLNFATPIEAVFGYLLFAAEIYTWIVLFFGYIQTAWPLNRQPKPLPEDTDSWPTVDVYIPTYNEPLTVVSPAVLAAKSMDWPSDKLRVYLLDDGSREEFARFADAVGVGYLTREEHRFAKAGNINHALAMTSGEFVAIFDCDHIPTRSFLQTTMGEFIADPKCAMVQTPHHFFSPDPFERNYDTFLRIPNEGSLFYGLIQDGNDFWNATFFCGSCAVIRRAPLMEVGGIAVETVTEDAHTSLKLHRRGYRTAYLRIVQAAGLATESLSGHIGQRIRWARGMAQIFRIDNPWLKKGLTFFQRICYSNAMLHFFYGIPRLIFLSMPCAFLFFGLHVFGADAISVMAYVFPYLFISGMANSRIQGQYRHSFWAEVYESVLAWYTVLPTTIAFINPKKGKFNVTAKGGLIESEYLDWATSKPYVWLLAINLAGLVAGIVRIFTVQRDEPITVLMNMVWALFNVAMLGAAVGVAKEARQVRVSHHVPLCVPATLVLADGKTMACNTENYSTGGLGMVLPEELKLERGAPLGVALSRGDIDYYFPAVVARNSGVHLGLKFEEWSYEKETQLIQCTFGRADAWVRWEEELVPDAPLQSFVEVIEMGYQGVLRLFDACLDAAEAVFVRRPRRSD; translated from the coding sequence ATGAACCAGCCCGTGCCTGCATCCATGATGTCGCGCTTGCGGCGCACGCTGGCGCAGCAACTGGGCGTCAACGCCGAGGCGGAGCGCGGTACTTGGCTATTGCGCTTGGTGTTCCGGGCGCCGCGCCCAGGGCAGCGCGATTGGCCGGCGGTGTGGGCAGAACGTCTGGGTCGACATCTGCGTTTCGAGCTGGCGATGGAACCGGGCGAAGGTGCGGGCGCATGGTTCAAGCGGCTGTTCTTCCGTCCGCGCCGCCGCCGCGTGCGACTGGCGGCCAATCTGCGCAGCGCGCGGCATTATCGTGGTGCGCGTCGCGGCTCAATGCTGCTCGGGCGCATCGGCCAATGGCTGGCACCCGTGCAGGGCGCCGTGGGGCGGGCAAGGCGCGCCGTGTCGGCGCGTCTGCCGGTGGTGCCGTGGGCAAGCGTTGGCGACCGTGTGGACCGATGGTCTTCCGGGTTGGATCGCATTCCCTACCTCAAGCAGGTGATCCTGCTGCTCGCGTTCTTGGTGGCGGTCGCGTTCTGGACGACGCCGTTGGCCATCGACGCTCAGTTCCGCTTGTTTATCCTGGTATGCGCAGTGATGATCATTGCGCGGCGCATTCCGGGGCGCTGGCCGACCATGCTGATGGTGTCGCTGTCGATCCTGATGACGGGCCGCTACATGTGGTGGCGCATCACGCAGACGCTCAATTTCGCCACGCCGATTGAGGCGGTTTTCGGCTACTTGCTGTTCGCTGCGGAGATTTACACCTGGATCGTGCTGTTCTTCGGTTATATCCAGACGGCATGGCCGTTGAACCGCCAACCCAAGCCTTTGCCAGAGGATACGGACAGCTGGCCCACGGTGGACGTCTATATCCCCACCTACAACGAACCGCTGACGGTGGTGAGCCCGGCGGTACTGGCCGCCAAGAGCATGGACTGGCCGAGCGACAAGCTGCGTGTCTATCTGCTGGACGATGGCAGCCGCGAGGAGTTCGCGCGTTTCGCCGATGCGGTGGGCGTGGGCTACCTCACGCGCGAGGAGCACCGCTTCGCCAAGGCCGGCAACATCAATCACGCACTGGCGATGACCAGCGGCGAATTCGTTGCCATCTTCGACTGCGACCACATTCCCACGCGCTCGTTCTTGCAAACGACCATGGGCGAGTTTATTGCGGATCCCAAGTGCGCCATGGTGCAGACGCCGCACCATTTCTTTTCACCGGACCCGTTCGAGCGCAACTACGACACCTTTCTGCGCATTCCCAACGAAGGCAGCCTGTTCTACGGGCTGATTCAGGACGGCAATGACTTTTGGAACGCCACGTTCTTCTGCGGGTCGTGCGCGGTGATCCGTCGCGCGCCACTGATGGAAGTGGGTGGCATCGCGGTGGAGACCGTCACGGAGGATGCGCACACCTCGCTCAAGCTCCATCGCCGGGGCTATCGCACGGCGTACCTTCGCATCGTGCAGGCGGCGGGACTCGCCACGGAAAGCCTATCCGGCCACATCGGGCAGCGCATCCGCTGGGCGCGGGGCATGGCGCAGATCTTCCGCATTGATAACCCGTGGCTAAAAAAGGGCCTCACGTTTTTCCAGCGCATCTGCTACAGCAATGCGATGCTGCACTTCTTCTACGGTATTCCTCGCCTGATTTTCCTGTCCATGCCATGTGCCTTTCTGTTCTTCGGACTGCACGTGTTTGGCGCGGACGCTATTTCCGTGATGGCCTACGTGTTCCCGTACCTGTTTATTTCCGGGATGGCCAATTCGCGCATCCAGGGCCAATACCGCCATTCGTTCTGGGCCGAGGTCTACGAATCGGTGCTGGCGTGGTACACGGTGCTGCCCACCACCATTGCCTTCATCAACCCCAAGAAGGGCAAGTTCAACGTGACGGCCAAGGGTGGCCTGATCGAGAGTGAATACCTGGACTGGGCGACATCCAAGCCCTATGTGTGGTTGCTGGCGATCAATCTTGCAGGGTTGGTCGCGGGTATCGTGCGCATCTTCACCGTCCAGCGCGATGAACCGATCACCGTGCTGATGAACATGGTGTGGGCTTTGTTCAACGTCGCCATGCTCGGTGCAGCGGTGGGCGTGGCCAAGGAGGCCCGACAAGTGCGCGTGTCGCACCATGTGCCGTTGTGTGTACCGGCGACACTGGTGCTTGCCGACGGAAAGACCATGGCCTGCAACACCGAGAACTACTCCACGGGCGGCCTGGGCATGGTGCTTCCCGAAGAACTGAAGCTGGAGCGAGGGGCACCGCTCGGGGTGGCCTTGTCGCGCGGCGATATCGATTACTACTTCCCCGCGGTGGTGGCGCGCAACAGCGGCGTCCATCTCGGCCTTAAGTTCGAGGAATGGTCGTACGAGAAGGAAACCCAACTAATCCAGTGCACCTTTGGTCGTGCTGACGCCTGGGTTCGCTGGGAAGAGGAGCTGGTTCCCGACGCGCCTTTGCAGAGTTTTGTCGAGGTGATCGAGATGGGCTACCAGGGTGTGCTACGACTTTTCGATGCCTGCCTGGACGCGGCAGAAGCCGTCTTCGTGCGGCGCCCGCGCCGGTCGGACTGA